The genomic DNA ATACTGGGGTTATTAAAGTCTAACCCCAGGACTTTTTCAAAAGAAACTAAATTTTTCATATCATCACCCATTAAACTTTTTAACAATTAAACTAACATTATGTCCACCAAATCCCAAGGAATTAGAAAGGGCAGCATAAACTTTAGCATCTCGTCCTACGTTCGGAACATAATCAAGGTCCAACCCTTCTTCCGGTTCCTCATAATTTATAGTAGGTGGAACCTGATCGTTATATACCGCCAAGACCGAATAAATAGTTTCTATACCACCGGCAGCTCCCAATAAATGACCGGTCATGGATTTTGTTGAGCTTACCATCAACTTATAGGCATGAGCTCCAAAAACCCTTTTAATAGCCATTGTTTCTACTTTATCATTTAATGGGGTAGAAGTACCGTGAGCATTAATATAATTGATATCTTCTGGCGTAAGTCTGGCATCTTTTAACGCCAATTCCATTGCCCGAGCAGCCCCTTTTCCGTCGGGGTCTGGTGCGGTAATATGATAAGCATCACTGGTTACCCCATAACCAACTATTTCTCCATAAATCCGAGCATTCCTAGCTAAAGCATGTTCCAGAGTTTCTAAAACTAAAATTCCCGCACCTTCCCCCATTACAAAACCATCCCGCGCTTTATCAAAGGGACGGGAAGCTTTTTCCGGTTCATCATTTCTAGTGGACATTGCTTTCATTGAGCAAAAGCCGGCAAAAGCTAGTGGAGTAATTGAAGCTTCAGCCCCACCTGCAATCGCAATATCCCCTTCGCCTCTTTGTAAATAGCGAAAAGCATCACCTACTGCATTAGCTCCAGAAGCACAAGCAGACACAACGGTTTCGTTGGGTCCGGTTAAACCAAAAGTAATAGCAATCTGCCCACCAGCCATATTGGCAATCATCATAGGTACGAAAAAAGGACTAACCCGATCGGGGCCTTTTTCCCGCAAAACCGCTGCCTGTTCTTCTAAAGTTTTAATTCCTCCAACCCCACTTCCTATAAATACCCCAGCTCGTTCCCGCTCAATTTTCTCTAAGTCCAAATCTGCATCGTCAATAGCCATTTTAGTTGCTGCTACCGCAAATTGGGTAAATCGGTCCATGCGGCGCGCTTCCTTTTTGTCAATAAATAACAATGGATCAAAAACTCTAACCTCAGCAGCAATACGGGTGGAAAAACCAGTGGCATCAAAAGCTGTCACTTCTTTTATCCCAGAAACCCCTTTCATGAGATTTTCCCAATTCTTTTTTATCCCTATACCTAAGGGCGTAATCAGTCCCAATCCAGTAACCACTACTCTTTTCATTTTTTCACCTCTTTTTAAAAAAGTCCCGGGAAACACTTCCGCGGGACTTTAATGTTAGACTTTTTCTTGAATATAGTTAACTGCATCCCCAACGGTGCGAATTTTTTCCGCATCTTCATCGGGAATCTCCAATTCAAACTCCTCTTCAAAAGCCATTATAAGCTCCACAATGTCTAAAGAATCAGCCCCAAGGTCATCAATAAAGGAAGCTTCCATGGTAACTTCATCTTCTTCAACTCCTAGTTGATCCACAATTATCTTCTTAACTCGCTCAAATACTCCTGCCATAAATTCACCCCCTTCCTATAGCACCATTCCGCCATCCACAATAATTGTTTGCCCAGTTATATAACCTGCGCCGTCACTTGCCAGGAATAACACCGTAGAAGCCACATCATCGGTTGTGC from Carboxydothermus pertinax includes the following:
- the fabF gene encoding beta-ketoacyl-ACP synthase II; its protein translation is MKRVVVTGLGLITPLGIGIKKNWENLMKGVSGIKEVTAFDATGFSTRIAAEVRVFDPLLFIDKKEARRMDRFTQFAVAATKMAIDDADLDLEKIERERAGVFIGSGVGGIKTLEEQAAVLREKGPDRVSPFFVPMMIANMAGGQIAITFGLTGPNETVVSACASGANAVGDAFRYLQRGEGDIAIAGGAEASITPLAFAGFCSMKAMSTRNDEPEKASRPFDKARDGFVMGEGAGILVLETLEHALARNARIYGEIVGYGVTSDAYHITAPDPDGKGAARAMELALKDARLTPEDINYINAHGTSTPLNDKVETMAIKRVFGAHAYKLMVSSTKSMTGHLLGAAGGIETIYSVLAVYNDQVPPTINYEEPEEGLDLDYVPNVGRDAKVYAALSNSLGFGGHNVSLIVKKFNG
- a CDS encoding acyl carrier protein; translated protein: MAGVFERVKKIIVDQLGVEEDEVTMEASFIDDLGADSLDIVELIMAFEEEFELEIPDEDAEKIRTVGDAVNYIQEKV